The Fodinibius saliphilus genome has a segment encoding these proteins:
- a CDS encoding cytochrome b/b6 domain-containing protein, whose protein sequence is MKDNNKTTVYDWPTRIFHWLFAFLFLGAYIIVEIIDDESPLFTLHMTAGLIIGFMLILRISWGFVGTTYALFSSFKMNPAEFFGYLKDAVVAKTKRYLGHNPASSYATIIMFICAAGLAITGVIMTGGSESDFYEETHDLLANIFLITVIAHIGGIIFHHIKHRDSLWSSMLDGKKKVLPEETGIKNSKRVAGMLFLILTLTWTGYLYSKYDSTNQTIDLLGQELVLGEKGHESPYEGENHEEKNDDD, encoded by the coding sequence ATGAAAGATAATAACAAGACAACGGTTTATGATTGGCCGACACGAATTTTCCACTGGCTTTTTGCCTTCCTCTTTTTGGGAGCTTATATCATTGTCGAAATAATAGACGACGAAAGTCCACTCTTTACCCTTCACATGACGGCGGGACTGATAATTGGATTTATGTTGATTCTGAGAATTAGTTGGGGATTTGTAGGAACAACCTATGCCCTTTTTTCATCATTTAAGATGAATCCGGCTGAATTCTTCGGATATTTAAAAGATGCCGTTGTCGCTAAAACGAAAAGATACCTAGGACACAATCCGGCCTCCAGCTATGCGACAATTATCATGTTTATTTGCGCTGCGGGATTAGCTATCACCGGGGTAATAATGACGGGCGGCAGTGAAAGTGATTTTTATGAAGAAACACATGATCTGCTGGCAAACATATTTTTGATTACTGTTATCGCCCATATCGGCGGTATTATATTCCATCATATTAAGCACCGGGATTCACTGTGGTCGAGCATGCTTGATGGCAAAAAGAAAGTGTTGCCAGAAGAAACCGGCATTAAGAATAGCAAACGGGTTGCCGGAATGCTATTTTTAATCCTAACATTAACGTGGACGGGCTATTTGTATTCCAAGTACGACAGTACGAATCAAACTATAGATTTATTAGGACAAGAGTTGGTGCTCGGTGAAAAGGGACATGAGTCTCCATACGAAGGAGAAAACCATGAAGAAAAGAATGATGACGATTAA
- a CDS encoding DUF6448 family protein: MTYLQSHIKTTLASIFALVFMLGFVSTSQAHCDRVNGPVATDARKALETGDISHALIWVTDQQAEELKSTFEQSLNIYTKGNESQKLAERYFMSETVRLHREAEGMPFTGLKPAQQSSKDIRIAEQALASGELAPVTDMLANEIQKKASELYSKAMEAKNNKDNNVEAGREWVDAYVRYIVYVHKLYQNIQAGPPHGVGE, encoded by the coding sequence ATGACATACTTGCAATCACATATAAAAACCACATTAGCTTCAATATTCGCGTTAGTATTTATGCTTGGCTTTGTATCAACCAGTCAGGCACACTGCGATCGGGTGAACGGTCCCGTGGCGACCGATGCCCGAAAGGCCCTTGAAACCGGCGATATCTCTCATGCGCTCATTTGGGTAACAGATCAGCAAGCCGAGGAGCTCAAATCCACATTTGAGCAGAGCCTGAACATTTATACCAAGGGTAATGAATCACAAAAACTTGCCGAACGCTATTTTATGAGTGAGACGGTACGACTGCACCGCGAGGCAGAAGGGATGCCCTTTACCGGTCTAAAACCCGCTCAACAAAGCTCGAAAGATATTCGGATAGCCGAACAAGCACTTGCCTCAGGCGAACTGGCCCCTGTTACCGACATGCTGGCGAACGAAATCCAGAAGAAAGCCTCGGAACTTTATTCCAAAGCTATGGAAGCCAAAAACAATAAGGATAACAACGTTGAAGCCGGCCGCGAGTGGGTTGACGCTTATGTACGGTATATTGTATATGTCCACAAACTGTATCAAAACATACAGGCCGGTCCACCCCACGGCGTCGGAGAGTAA
- a CDS encoding heavy-metal-associated domain-containing protein translates to MTTTKTILRSDELSCPTCVDNIESNLNNTEGVSAAKVHFNTGRIEVEHDPETVSDENLVKIIAKSGYEARVSQF, encoded by the coding sequence ATGACTACAACAAAAACAATATTGCGAAGTGATGAACTAAGTTGCCCTACATGCGTAGATAATATTGAATCCAATTTGAATAACACGGAGGGTGTATCCGCAGCCAAGGTTCATTTCAATACCGGACGCATAGAGGTAGAACATGATCCTGAAACTGTATCCGATGAGAACCTGGTTAAAATCATCGCCAAGTCAGGATACGAAGCGAGAGTCTCTCAGTTTTAA
- a CDS encoding Crp/Fnr family transcriptional regulator gives MSDKRETPLTSLSLEGHHCTVDLRLAKLGMVPFFQDLSEEQLRKVNKKFTANHYSKGETIYRQGDSATMLRVVVAGNVKLAAHTLEGESVLLDMLQPGDFFGNPMAGSKDIYDETAENQTSTCILSIRISDFKEVMSRYPSVAMSVLDIMADRLNESRQRIQHLTTLPVKKRLAHILVTLGNKFGEKHSRGLLIQLPLSRKDLANMAGTSAETTSRIMSQFQEDGLITSGRQWVAINDKPKLLHISVKD, from the coding sequence ATGTCTGACAAAAGAGAAACTCCGCTCACTAGCCTGTCCTTAGAGGGACATCACTGCACCGTTGACCTGCGCTTGGCAAAGCTAGGGATGGTTCCGTTTTTTCAAGATTTATCTGAAGAACAGCTCCGCAAAGTAAATAAAAAATTTACGGCTAATCACTATTCCAAAGGAGAAACGATTTACAGGCAGGGTGATTCTGCAACCATGCTTCGGGTTGTCGTTGCGGGAAATGTAAAATTAGCAGCTCACACCCTGGAAGGAGAAAGTGTACTGTTGGATATGCTGCAACCGGGCGATTTTTTCGGAAATCCCATGGCCGGCAGCAAGGATATCTATGATGAAACAGCAGAAAATCAAACATCCACTTGTATCCTTTCGATCAGGATTAGTGATTTTAAAGAAGTCATGAGCCGGTATCCCTCGGTTGCTATGTCGGTTTTAGATATCATGGCTGACCGCCTTAATGAATCAAGGCAAAGGATACAGCATCTGACCACTTTGCCGGTAAAAAAAAGGTTGGCTCATATCCTTGTAACACTGGGCAATAAATTTGGTGAAAAGCACAGTCGAGGATTGCTTATACAACTCCCGCTTTCACGCAAAGATCTGGCTAACATGGCCGGTACATCTGCGGAAACCACCAGCAGGATTATGAGTCAATTCCAAGAGGATGGTCTCATTACTTCCGGTCGCCAGTGGGTTGCGATCAATGACAAACCGAAACTGCTGCATATTTCGGTTAAAGATTGA
- a CDS encoding helix-turn-helix transcriptional regulator codes for MKNNERWVIATILFVIAVLASIDIYNDYFEGVALWHISIEAIAGFVALAGVFYLVRGRFRLQHSLVREQQFSKVLQAEAEKWKQVSKKYVKGLSVEIENQLDCWGLTKAEKEITFLLLKGLSNKEIAEVRGTSAQTVRSQTNAIYSKSGLSGRSELSAFFLEDLLPPQKQETKLEG; via the coding sequence ATGAAGAACAATGAACGATGGGTTATTGCTACTATCCTTTTTGTAATAGCAGTACTGGCATCCATAGATATTTATAATGACTATTTTGAAGGAGTGGCACTGTGGCATATTTCGATTGAAGCTATCGCAGGATTTGTTGCGCTGGCAGGAGTTTTTTATTTAGTTCGAGGGCGATTCAGGTTGCAGCACTCATTAGTCAGAGAGCAACAATTTTCGAAGGTTCTGCAAGCCGAGGCTGAAAAATGGAAACAGGTGTCCAAAAAATATGTGAAGGGACTGAGCGTCGAAATAGAAAATCAGCTGGATTGCTGGGGCTTGACGAAGGCTGAAAAGGAGATCACTTTTCTGTTGTTGAAAGGATTAAGCAACAAAGAAATTGCCGAGGTCAGAGGGACCAGCGCCCAAACTGTCAGAAGCCAGACGAATGCCATCTATTCCAAGTCAGGACTTTCGGGACGTTCAGAACTCTCTGCTTTCTTTCTTGAAGATTTATTGCCTCCTCAAAAACAGGAAACAAAGTTAGAAGGTTAA